One segment of Candidatus Nitrospira nitrificans DNA contains the following:
- a CDS encoding DUF3015 family protein, which produces MKAGTTLMTPMLLVGAVACGPTTDTVVAPFELTSDFTSSTLPGNSTLTGPAKARQRLERFVAYAYDGVSGDIAQGNGEYLTSLAVLAGVPTASQAAFLAEMQSHYAVLYDPGLSRKEVWTRVVNRAWSAGYGRTGDRRNPLESSGS; this is translated from the coding sequence ATGAAAGCTGGCACAACCCTCATGACTCCAATGCTCTTAGTTGGTGCAGTCGCCTGCGGTCCGACCACCGATACCGTTGTAGCCCCATTCGAACTGACCAGCGACTTTACGTCGAGCACGTTGCCCGGCAACAGCACACTCACCGGTCCTGCCAAGGCCCGTCAGCGTCTGGAACGGTTCGTAGCCTATGCTTATGATGGGGTCAGCGGCGATATTGCGCAGGGCAATGGCGAATATCTGACCTCGCTGGCGGTCCTGGCAGGGGTTCCGACCGCCTCGCAGGCAGCATTTCTGGCGGAAATGCAGAGCCACTACGCCGTGCTATACGATCCCGGTTTATCGCGCAAAGAGGTCTGGACGCGGGTTGTGAACCGCGCCTGGTCAGCCGGCTACGGAAGAACCGGGGACAGGCGCAATCCTCTCGAGTCGAGTGGTTCGTGA
- a CDS encoding M48 family metallopeptidase: protein MSETLQLGDISIQLTRKAVKHVHLSVHPPEGRVSLVAPTSTRAEVARAYAISKLAWIRTQKEKFSKQARESPRRFITRETHYLWGRCYLLSVEYRNAKPSVTLGHRRITLVVRPGSTTAVRARVMHEWHKSLLHKIVPRLIAKWESRLGLPVAGYFLQRMKTKWGGCDPRRKHIRLNTELVKKPKDLLEYVIVHEMIHLIEPRHSDHFIAILQEHYPTWREARLELNELPLAAEVWAAEKTGY from the coding sequence ATGAGCGAGACCTTGCAGCTTGGCGACATCTCTATCCAACTGACTCGCAAGGCGGTCAAGCATGTGCATTTGTCTGTGCATCCGCCGGAAGGCCGCGTAAGCTTGGTTGCTCCTACCAGCACACGGGCGGAAGTCGCCCGTGCCTATGCGATCTCGAAACTGGCGTGGATTCGAACACAGAAGGAGAAATTTTCTAAACAAGCTCGCGAAAGCCCCCGCCGGTTCATCACACGGGAGACTCACTACCTGTGGGGGCGGTGCTATCTGTTATCGGTGGAGTACCGGAATGCAAAGCCTAGCGTCACGCTGGGTCATCGGCGTATCACCCTCGTTGTGCGACCAGGCAGCACAACGGCGGTCCGTGCGAGGGTGATGCATGAGTGGCACAAGTCCCTGCTGCACAAGATTGTTCCTCGCCTGATCGCCAAGTGGGAGTCACGTCTCGGACTGCCGGTGGCTGGCTATTTCCTGCAACGCATGAAGACCAAATGGGGGGGCTGCGATCCGCGACGGAAACACATTAGATTGAACACGGAACTTGTGAAGAAGCCGAAGGACCTGTTGGAATATGTCATTGTCCATGAAATGATTCATTTGATCGAGCCTAGGCACAGTGACCATTTCATCGCCATCCTCCAGGAACATTATCCAACCTGGCGCGAAGCGCGTCTCGAACTCAACGAACTACCTTTGGCTGCAGAGGTCTGGGCTGCGGAAAAGACAGGTTATTAA